In one window of Leptospira sp. WS92.C1 DNA:
- a CDS encoding chemotaxis protein, producing MEKQILDVLNAGLGLIKAGQEGLGKAKADLEKTYLELVTKGASDNSEATVKIRETVDKVINDIKEVSSVAGKNYEETRSKIIENYNKITEEIKNKIPEGQIEAVKAKINEVAEAIKNTTSGKATASK from the coding sequence ATGGAAAAACAAATTTTAGATGTTCTGAATGCGGGTCTGGGACTCATTAAGGCTGGTCAAGAAGGTCTTGGAAAAGCGAAAGCCGATCTCGAAAAAACCTATTTGGAGCTAGTAACAAAAGGGGCTTCTGATAACTCCGAAGCAACCGTAAAAATCCGTGAAACCGTTGATAAAGTGATCAACGATATCAAGGAAGTATCTTCCGTAGCCGGAAAAAACTATGAAGAAACCAGATCTAAGATCATCGAAAACTATAACAAGATTACCGAAGAGATCAAAAATAAAATCCCTGAAGGCCAGATTGAAGCCGTAAAAGCAAAAATCAATGAAGTTGCTGAAGCGATTAAAAATACTACTTCCGGAAAAGCTACCGCTTCTAAATAA
- a CDS encoding penicillin-binding protein has product MNSRKTRLTILFSFLCLLFCILIGRVVFLTFWNEREVVLKTGDRIMRGAIYDRRGIELAMTVDSATIGIYPANIYDPNFTAVQLAPYLEMGPEKIEAMIREKSRYFLLKREIDESLGNKIMDLSLPGVRREKEYKRVYPHGTLASSLVGFTGMDDDRALSGLEVQYNQDLMTPTESDSSRGSNLHLTIDGLIQYKLEKALGKRFEETGSKKAIGILMEINTGRILASASFPAFDPNQYNESVEDSHTNWVIRHVYEPGSTMKIFLASILFNENLIRPDEKFHCPGYVELGKTKIKCTDSHGHLNLEEILQYSCNVGIIKATQRIPESLLYDYMKKFQFGEKTGFLPNESVGYFPALKKWTPATSMFMAIGQGVSVTPIQLVASAAAVVNGGRMLTPRVVSHFSDSYGEILHEFKTQETPIGIRDYTTDRILRAMTRVVQSGTGKNAYIQEYSIAGKTGTGQKAVSGKGYVEGLWSASFLGFFPAERPKVVGLILFDEPQGGTHSGGGLAAPVFKEVVENIIPIIEQGERTLNVSLKRFHRKNFKADAGKIPDLIGKSKRETLEILKPLGIPVKFHGSGFCYQQEPSAGQKIGEDRLNLYFK; this is encoded by the coding sequence ATGAATTCCCGCAAAACGAGACTTACGATCCTATTTTCTTTCCTCTGTCTTCTTTTCTGCATTCTGATCGGGAGAGTCGTCTTTCTTACTTTTTGGAACGAACGAGAAGTCGTTTTGAAAACCGGGGATCGGATCATGCGAGGAGCGATTTATGATCGTAGAGGAATCGAACTCGCGATGACTGTCGATTCCGCGACGATCGGAATTTATCCCGCAAATATCTATGATCCGAATTTTACCGCGGTTCAGTTGGCGCCCTATCTCGAGATGGGACCCGAAAAGATAGAAGCGATGATTCGGGAAAAGAGCCGTTACTTTTTACTCAAACGAGAAATCGACGAATCTCTCGGAAACAAGATCATGGATCTTTCTCTTCCCGGAGTGAGAAGAGAAAAAGAATACAAACGGGTTTATCCTCACGGAACTCTCGCTTCGAGTTTGGTAGGATTTACGGGAATGGACGACGATCGCGCTCTTTCCGGTTTGGAAGTCCAATACAATCAAGACTTGATGACTCCGACCGAATCCGATTCTTCTCGCGGAAGCAATTTGCATCTCACTATAGACGGTTTGATTCAATACAAACTTGAAAAAGCTCTCGGCAAACGTTTTGAAGAGACCGGTTCCAAAAAGGCCATCGGAATTTTGATGGAAATCAATACGGGAAGAATTTTGGCTTCCGCTTCGTTTCCGGCCTTTGATCCCAATCAATACAACGAATCCGTGGAAGATTCTCATACCAATTGGGTGATTCGTCACGTGTATGAGCCCGGATCAACGATGAAAATCTTTTTGGCTTCGATCCTATTCAATGAAAATCTAATACGTCCTGATGAAAAATTTCACTGCCCCGGCTATGTCGAACTCGGCAAAACAAAGATCAAGTGTACGGATTCTCACGGACATTTGAACTTAGAGGAAATTCTACAATATTCCTGCAACGTAGGAATCATCAAAGCGACTCAAAGAATTCCCGAATCCTTGCTCTATGATTATATGAAGAAGTTTCAGTTCGGAGAAAAAACGGGATTTTTACCGAACGAATCCGTGGGTTACTTTCCGGCTTTGAAAAAATGGACACCCGCCACTTCGATGTTTATGGCGATCGGTCAGGGAGTTTCGGTCACTCCGATTCAACTCGTAGCCTCCGCGGCGGCGGTCGTAAACGGAGGAAGAATGTTGACCCCTCGTGTGGTTTCTCATTTCAGCGATTCCTATGGAGAAATTTTACACGAGTTCAAAACCCAGGAGACACCGATCGGAATCCGGGATTATACCACGGATAGAATACTCCGTGCAATGACAAGAGTGGTTCAATCTGGAACGGGTAAAAATGCTTATATTCAGGAATACTCCATTGCCGGTAAAACGGGAACCGGTCAAAAGGCGGTTTCGGGCAAAGGTTATGTGGAGGGTTTGTGGTCCGCTTCCTTTCTCGGTTTTTTTCCGGCGGAACGTCCCAAGGTCGTGGGTCTGATTCTTTTTGACGAACCTCAGGGCGGAACACATTCGGGCGGGGGATTGGCCGCTCCGGTGTTTAAAGAAGTCGTGGAGAATATCATTCCGATCATTGAACAGGGTGAAAGAACGCTTAACGTTTCTCTCAAACGGTTTCATCGTAAGAATTTCAAAGCGGATGCCGGAAAAATTCCGGATCTGATCGGAAAGAGCAAGCGGGAGACTTTGGAAATTTTAAAACCGTTGGGCATCCCCGTAAAATTTCACGGAAGCGGATTTTGTTATCAGCAGGAACCTTCTGCGGGACAAAAAATCGGCGAAGATCGGCTGAACCTGTATTTCAAATGA
- a CDS encoding motility associated factor glycosyltransferase family protein: MNPSADVSILSKNLEAISLISSELKDRIEACDSSMEIRISKTGFPVLVADGISLHSLMDPITESRRLLDGLKKEDEERVFLFFGAGLGYSIQESLGFQNVTIVWMEAEVGVLRYALSFFDYSFYITSGKLRILLSPISEQELYSGFKGISGFPISFIPHRGSNQWKKDSYEELRFISEAFFHKKDVNISTLTRFEKIWTRNFIFNLPELSDMRPIRSLFGICEGKADILVCGAGPSLSQSLQEIQTYREHLILIAVDTALMVLWNAGIDPDLVFSVDPQTLNSKYLEGYEGNAKIVFDPTSSYHTLRLPGEFKNGFYSSSPFPLIKILSKNPEEEIGIIDFGGSVSTNAVSLAEKMSARNILLVGQDLSFPNKLAHCKGAVLEERLNHIESRKTRREYHNHKQMTALPVKFATSLKGGTLRTNEKLLIFKKWFEEHSKTSPWINLGKEGVLLEGISNLDLQKYIQKNEFDLEWIKSIRNDLIVLPSEKRSDSQKGVLSELKILSEQLDGFLERVIRGRILADRLYSQIKSEDKFKDQILKNLKEMDQVDEDVSSRKGLTEILGMSIQRTVLMITEGYEGGLTLEEKKNERLGIAKKSLLLYQGLEDACRLHSKLISKTIVRMTQERTIR; encoded by the coding sequence ATGAATCCATCTGCGGACGTATCCATTCTTTCTAAAAATCTCGAAGCCATCTCTTTGATCTCTTCCGAGTTAAAAGATAGAATCGAAGCTTGCGATTCTTCGATGGAAATTCGAATTTCTAAAACCGGTTTTCCCGTATTGGTCGCGGACGGAATTTCTCTGCACAGTTTGATGGATCCGATTACCGAATCCAGACGTTTGCTGGACGGTTTAAAAAAAGAGGACGAAGAACGCGTTTTCCTTTTTTTCGGTGCCGGTCTCGGGTATTCAATCCAGGAAAGTTTGGGATTTCAGAACGTAACAATCGTATGGATGGAAGCGGAAGTCGGGGTATTGCGTTATGCGCTCTCTTTCTTTGATTATTCTTTTTACATCACTTCCGGCAAGTTGAGAATTTTGCTTTCACCGATCTCTGAACAGGAGCTTTATTCAGGCTTTAAGGGAATCTCAGGTTTTCCGATCAGTTTTATCCCTCACCGTGGAAGCAATCAATGGAAGAAAGATTCTTATGAAGAATTGAGATTTATCTCGGAAGCTTTTTTTCATAAGAAGGACGTAAACATTTCCACTCTGACTCGTTTTGAAAAAATCTGGACCCGCAATTTTATATTCAATTTACCTGAATTATCCGACATGCGTCCGATCCGCTCTTTGTTCGGGATCTGCGAAGGAAAAGCGGATATACTCGTTTGCGGGGCCGGTCCTTCTTTAAGTCAATCTTTACAGGAAATTCAAACCTACAGAGAGCATCTGATTCTCATCGCTGTGGATACGGCTCTTATGGTTCTTTGGAACGCTGGTATCGATCCCGATTTGGTCTTTTCGGTGGATCCTCAGACGCTGAACTCAAAGTATCTGGAAGGATACGAAGGGAACGCAAAGATCGTTTTTGATCCCACTTCTTCGTATCATACCCTCCGACTTCCTGGAGAATTTAAGAATGGCTTTTATTCGTCCTCTCCGTTTCCTTTGATCAAAATTCTTTCCAAAAATCCCGAAGAAGAAATCGGCATCATCGATTTCGGCGGATCGGTTTCTACAAACGCGGTGAGTTTGGCCGAAAAAATGTCCGCGAGAAATATTCTTTTGGTAGGTCAGGATCTTTCGTTTCCAAACAAACTCGCTCATTGCAAGGGGGCGGTTCTCGAAGAAAGACTGAATCATATCGAATCCAGAAAAACAAGAAGAGAATACCATAATCACAAACAAATGACCGCGCTTCCGGTAAAGTTCGCCACATCTCTGAAAGGTGGAACTTTGAGAACCAATGAAAAACTTCTTATCTTTAAAAAGTGGTTTGAAGAACATTCTAAAACGTCTCCTTGGATCAACCTGGGAAAGGAAGGAGTTCTTTTGGAGGGGATTTCGAATTTGGATCTGCAAAAATACATTCAAAAAAATGAATTCGATTTAGAATGGATCAAATCAATCAGAAACGATTTGATCGTTTTGCCGTCGGAAAAACGATCCGATTCTCAAAAAGGAGTTCTTTCGGAATTAAAAATTCTATCGGAGCAACTCGATGGATTTTTAGAACGTGTGATTCGTGGAAGAATTCTTGCCGATCGTCTTTATTCTCAAATTAAATCCGAAGACAAGTTTAAGGACCAAATCCTAAAAAATTTAAAAGAAATGGATCAGGTGGACGAAGACGTTTCTTCCCGGAAGGGGTTGACTGAAATTTTAGGAATGAGCATTCAGAGAACGGTTCTTATGATCACGGAAGGTTACGAAGGCGGTCTAACGTTGGAAGAAAAAAAAAACGAAAGACTCGGAATCGCCAAAAAAAGTCTGCTCTTATACCAAGGTTTGGAAGACGCGTGCAGACTCCATTCTAAACTCATTTCGAAAACGATCGTTCGGATGACACAAGAACGAACTATCCGTTGA